One genomic window of Sporosarcina ureae includes the following:
- a CDS encoding Ig-like domain-containing protein: MLEVVRDLSEGHVLLTNEAGESLQVSIKDTKVYGNQGRVNFEIPVGTREGKWEFKEMVLAKEGVFYQLDHFINANVSEDPISHQFFIPSIEADHWVRSNLASKIKKDKDYFFYGDHLNLLANSYMSVNNFIERFQKALPPLAEEVDYHKLLTYAYRDFAEWHDPFLYQWWKEGLINSIKEPAVPVQVYGSTNLYSNKLKNEMQIYFTEVLHYLPDIHNAENKVTAYIKNPNGVEFAIDKFVYDDELQNVVTEYELKGGWISDFKFPENAISGDWIIDRVEVQNELGVNTYLNGVDFYGAVFKVIDGVEVGEPEGELSPEVTPPIETKPPNNDTNEDDDNNEKIPPKRPIINDLIDSADEIVGLAEVGSTITVKNGDIILYTVTVGSNGKFVIPISKLASGTMLMFTATDLTGDVSEVTKVIVQDGTAPNKPVVNSVSDIDTKLTGISEANSVITIKVDNNLIGDSITDNAGMFSVNIPKQKAGTKLRVTATDEAGNVSQISSIIVEKKIVKFNDVGSTYQEEISYLVKRGVIIGYPGNKFKPQASTKRLQAILMILREKGITDFTAPDPEFSDVKKGDYGYDEIAKAVELGIISGKVSEKTGKKYFDPNGLLTRGQMSKIISNAYAIKGEQTIEFTDVKVNDWYYPYISILVFNKIVTGYDDNRFKPNKPISRQHFSVMLARHLNSEFKR; the protein is encoded by the coding sequence GTGCTGGAAGTGGTAAGAGACTTATCAGAAGGGCATGTTTTACTTACTAATGAAGCAGGAGAAAGTCTGCAAGTAAGTATTAAAGATACAAAGGTATATGGAAATCAAGGGAGAGTGAATTTCGAGATACCAGTAGGGACTAGGGAAGGGAAATGGGAGTTTAAAGAAATGGTATTAGCGAAAGAAGGAGTGTTCTATCAATTAGATCATTTTATTAATGCTAATGTATCTGAGGATCCCATAAGTCATCAATTTTTTATACCATCAATTGAAGCAGATCATTGGGTTAGATCTAATTTAGCTTCAAAAATTAAAAAAGATAAAGATTATTTCTTCTATGGAGATCATCTTAACTTGCTAGCTAACAGTTATATGTCCGTTAATAATTTTATTGAGAGATTTCAAAAGGCGCTACCGCCTTTAGCAGAGGAAGTGGATTATCACAAATTACTAACTTATGCATATAGGGATTTCGCAGAGTGGCATGATCCCTTTTTATATCAATGGTGGAAAGAAGGATTAATTAATTCAATTAAAGAACCCGCTGTCCCTGTACAAGTCTATGGTTCCACTAACTTATATTCAAATAAGTTAAAGAATGAAATGCAAATCTACTTCACAGAGGTATTGCATTACTTACCAGATATTCATAATGCAGAAAATAAAGTAACTGCCTATATAAAAAATCCAAATGGTGTAGAATTTGCAATAGACAAATTTGTTTATGATGATGAACTTCAGAACGTTGTTACAGAGTATGAACTTAAGGGAGGATGGATTAGCGATTTCAAATTTCCGGAAAATGCAATTTCAGGGGATTGGATAATTGATAGAGTAGAAGTCCAAAATGAACTAGGTGTTAATACTTATTTAAATGGTGTTGACTTCTATGGTGCAGTATTTAAAGTTATTGATGGAGTAGAAGTAGGAGAGCCGGAAGGAGAGTTATCACCAGAAGTAACGCCACCGATAGAAACTAAGCCGCCAAATAATGATACAAATGAAGATGACGATAATAATGAAAAAATCCCTCCCAAAAGACCGATAATTAATGACCTCATTGATAGTGCTGATGAGATAGTCGGTTTAGCGGAAGTCGGCTCAACAATTACAGTGAAAAATGGCGATATAATTCTATATACAGTTACAGTTGGTTCAAATGGGAAATTTGTCATTCCAATTAGTAAGTTAGCATCAGGTACTATGTTAATGTTTACAGCTACGGATCTTACTGGAGATGTTAGCGAAGTAACTAAAGTGATTGTTCAAGATGGAACTGCTCCTAATAAACCGGTTGTGAACAGTGTATCGGATATTGATACTAAACTAACAGGAATATCGGAAGCTAATTCAGTAATAACTATTAAAGTAGATAATAATCTAATTGGAGATTCAATTACAGACAATGCTGGTATGTTTAGTGTGAATATACCTAAACAAAAAGCCGGAACGAAGTTAAGAGTTACAGCAACTGATGAAGCAGGAAATGTTAGTCAGATATCAAGCATTATCGTTGAAAAGAAAATTGTGAAATTCAATGACGTGGGAAGCACTTATCAGGAAGAAATAAGTTATCTGGTAAAACGCGGAGTAATTATAGGATATCCAGGAAATAAATTTAAACCGCAAGCATCCACAAAGCGATTACAAGCAATACTGATGATCCTTCGTGAAAAGGGAATTACAGACTTTACTGCACCTGATCCAGAGTTCTCAGACGTAAAAAAAGGAGACTATGGTTATGATGAAATAGCAAAAGCGGTTGAACTCGGAATTATAAGTGGGAAAGTTAGTGAGAAAACAGGAAAAAAATATTTTGATCCAAATGGATTATTGACTAGAGGTCAGATGTCAAAGATTATATCCAATGCATATGCGATTAAAGGAGAACAGACGATAGAATTTACTGATGTTAAAGTAAATGATTGGTATTACCCTTATATTAGCATCTTAGTATTTAATAAGATTGTAACTGGATATGATGATAATAGATTTAAGCCAAACAAACCTATTTCAAGGCAACATTTTTCTGTGATGTTAGCAAGGCATTTGAATTCTGAATTTAAACGTTAA